One genomic window of Misgurnus anguillicaudatus chromosome 12, ASM2758022v2, whole genome shotgun sequence includes the following:
- the slc2a11l gene encoding solute carrier family 2 member 11, like, which produces MTRSIALLLKCPVLIATILISGIGGTFQYGFNISVLNSPSVFIKTLVNSTCQLRYGRSLEPWELSLIWSFIVSIYSVGGLIGALCAGRLATLFGRKKTLLLNNVLAICGAVLMLLSKTALSFEMIMVGRILYGINAGVGLTVHTLYLLECAPKRLRGMVGVSVASFVSFGKFTGQLLGISELLGTEERWIWLLAVSGAAGLLQLLTLPFLPESPRYLLLERADKDGCEMALRRLWGAKNDPKPEMEEMLAEHAALKGVKIHRVMDLIFDISVRWQLLTIIVTFITLQLCGINAVYLYSFDVFQAAGIPKENVRYAAIGTGLCEISASLACVLFIESTGKRVLLFRGYLLMAAALALLTVTLYLQGSVTWMPYCSMVLILIYIVIFSTGPAAVTSPLPAEIFTQSYKPSAFAVGCTLNWVGLFLVGMLFPLIVKHLDYFCFLIFFAFCFFSGIFVWFSVPETKNKTVLEITEDFKKMHQKRSLQSKLYLNEFQSTISTKL; this is translated from the exons ATGACTCGTTCCATAGCACTACTG CTGAAGTGTCCTGTGCTCATCGCAACCATTTTGATATCAGGAATAGGAGGAACCTTCCAGTATGGATTTAATATCTCCGTATTGAACTCGCCATCGGTT tttattaaaacgcTGGTGAACAGCACCTGCCAGCTGCGTTACGGACGCTCCCTTGAACCCTGGGAGCTGTCCCTCATCTGGTCCTTCATCGTGTCCATATACTCGGTCGGGGGACTGATCGGCGCCCTCTGCGCTGGACGCCTGGCAACTCTGTTTGGAAG AAAGAAAACGCTGCTATTAAACAATGTGTTGGCGATCTGCGGCGCTGTCCTGATGTTGTTGAGTAAGACGGCCCTCTCATTCGAGATGATCATGGTGGGACGTATCTTATACGGGATTAATGCTG GTGTGGGTTTGACGGTCCACACTCTGTATTTGTTGGAATGCGCCCCCAAGAGGCTGCGAGGAATGGTTGGCGTTTCCGTGGCATCTTTTGTGTCATTTGGGAAGTTTACAGGCCAGCTGCTTGGGATCAG tgagCTGCTGGGCACAGAGGAGCGCTGGATTTGGTTGCTGGCCGTCAGCGGGGCGGCTGGTCTTCTGCAGCTGCTTACCTTGCCCTTCCTCCCTGAATCTCCACGGTATCTCCTGCTGGAAAGGGCAGACAAAGATGGCTGCGAGATGG CTTTGCGCAGGTTGTGGGGAGCTAAAAATGACCCTAAACCAGAGATGGAGGAAATGTTGGCTGAACACGCTGCACTAAAAGGTGTGAAGATCCACCGAGTCATGGATCTAATTTTCGACATCAGTGTCCGCTGGCAGCTCCTCACCATCATCGTGACTTTCATCACTCTGCAGCTGTGCGGCATCAACGCC GTCTATCTCTATTCATTTGATGTGTTTCAAGCGGCTGGTATTCCCAAAGAAAATGTGCGCTATGCCGCCATAGGAACAGGACTTTGTGAAATTTCCGCTTCCTTAGCCTGT gtgCTGTTCATTGAAAGCACAGGGAAGAGGGTTCTTCTCTTCAGGGGTTACCTGTTAATGGCAGCAGCGCTGGCTCTGCTTACAGTTACACTCTACCTACAG GGGTCTGTAACCTGGATGCCATACTGCAGCATGGTCCTCATTTTAATCTACATCGTCATCTTCTCTACTGGACCAG CGGCTGTAACGTCTCCACTGCCTGCTGAGATATTTACACAATCTTATAAACCATCAGCGTTCGCTGTGGGCTGCACCCTTAACTGGGTCGGACTCTTTTTGGTGGGCATGTTATTTCCCCTTATAGTG AAGCATTTGGATTATTTCTGCTTCCTCATCTTCTTTGCGTTTTGCTTCTTCTCTGGCATATTTGTTTGGTTCAGCGTGCCAGAAACCAAGAATAAAACTGTTCTGGAGATCACAGaggactttaaaaaaatgcaccaGAAACGCTCTCTACAGTCTAAACTGTACCTCAATGAATTCCAGAGCACTATATCTACCAAGCTTTAG
- the ska1 gene encoding SKA complex subunit 1 translates to MNHCEFEEVTQHINDKISMIKRLLELRAVAKDPDKRGTLLKIEQEVNAINELLDRFERYVGQQRDLLKHLKDLEEFFLEDEQDANHLKNNMPPHMPRKGQQAAPQEEGQVAVQNRQTDAPQAPKEQGPPKKTHRKQIKEMEFITVPEFDSIPPYMKGRVSYDQLNATVQSINTAVTAKYKILHQPVKTLNNVSRTLQQRFKDQETKDTKGHFFIVEQDIKEFTQLKVDKRFLGMLNMLRHCQRLKEVRGGGVSRFILL, encoded by the exons atGAATCACTGTGAGTTTGAAGAAGTGACACAACATATCAATGACAAAATCTCCATGATTAAAAGACTACTGGAGCTTCGAGCTGTTG CAAAAGATCCAGACAAACGGGGAACCCTTCTCAAAATCGAGCAAGAAGTCAATGCCATCAATGAGCTTCTTGATCGTTTTGAAAGATATGTAGGTCAGCAAAGAGACCTGCTGAAGCACTTAAAG GATCTGGAAGAGTTTTTCCTGGAAGATGAACAAGACGCCAATCACCTAAAGAACAACATGCCGCCGCACATGCCCAGAAAAGGCCAACAGGCAGCACCACAaga AGAGGGACAGGTGGCAGTTCAGAACAGGCAGACAGATGCGCCACAGGCCCCGAAGGAACAGGGACCACCTAAGAAAACTCACCGCAAACAGATCAAAGAGATGGAGTTCATTACTGTCCCAGAGTTTGACAGCATACCACC GTACATGAAAGGCCGCGTGTCCTACGACCAGCTGAACGCAACGGTGCAAAGCATCAACACAGCCGTAACGGCAAAATATAAGATTCTCCATCAGCCAGTCAAGACCTTGAACAACGTGTCTCGTACGCTCCAGCAGCGCTTTAAAGACCAAGAAACCAAGGACACCAAGG GTCATTTTTTCATTGTGGAGCAAGACATTAAAGAGTTTACCCAGCTGAAGGTGGACAAGAGGTTTTTGGGGATGCTAAACATGTTACGCCACTGTCAGCGTCTGAAGGAGGTCAGAGGAGGAGGAGTTTCACGCTTCATTCTGCTTTAA